NNNNNNNNNNNNNNNNNNNNNNNNNNNNNNNNNNNNNNNNNNNNNNNNNNNNNNNNNNNNNNNNNNNNNNNNNNNNNNNNNNNNNNNNNNNNNNNNNNNNNNNNNNNNNNNNNNNNNNNNNNNNNNNNNNNNNNNNNNNNNNNNNNNNNNNNNNNNNNNNNNNNNNNNNNNNNNNNNNNNNNNNNNNNNNNNNNNNNNNNNNNNNNNNNNNNNNNNNNNNNNNNNNNNNNNNNNNNNNNNNNNNNNNNNNNNNNNNNNNNNNNNNNNNNNNNNNNNNNNNNNNNNNNNNNNNNNNNNNNNNNNNNNNNNNNNNNNNNNNNNNNNNNNNNNNNNNNNNNNNNNNNNNNNNNNNNNNNNNNNNNNNNNNNNNNNNNNNNNNNNNNNNNNNNNNNNNNNNNNNNNNNNNNNNNNNNNNNNNNNNNNNNNNNNNNNNNNNNNNNNNNNNNNNNNNNNNNNNNNNNNNNNNNNNNNNNNNNNNNNNNNNNNNNNNNNNNNNNNNNNNNNNNNNNNNNNNNNNNNNNNNNNNNNNNNNNNNNNNNNNNNNNNNNNNNNNNNNNNNNNNNNNNNNNNNNNNNNNNNNNNNNNNNNNNNNNNNNNNNNNNNNNNNNNNNNNNNNNNNNNNNNNNNNNNNNNNNNNNNNNNNNNNNNNNNNNNNNNNNNNNNNNNNNNNNNNNNNNNNNNNNNNNNNNNNNNNNNNNNNNNNNNNNNNNNNNNNNNNNNNNNNNNNNNNNNNNNNNNNNNNNNNNNNNNNNNNNNNNNNNNNNNNNNNNNNNNNNNNNNNNNNNNNNNNNNNNNNNNNNNNNNNNNNNNNNNNNNNNNNNNNNNNNNNNNNNNNNNNNNNNNNNNNNNNNNNNNNNNNNNNNNNNNNNNNNNNNNNNNNNNNNNNNNNNNNNNNNNNNNNNNNNNNNNNNNNNNNNNNNNNNNNNNNNNNNNNNNNNNNNNNNNNNNNNNNNNNNNNNNNNNNNNNNNNNNNNNNNNNNNNNNNNNNNNNNNNNNNNNNNNNNNNNNNNNNNNNNNNNNNNNNNNNNNNNNNNNNNNNNNNNNNNNNNNNNNNNNNNNNNNNNNNNNNNNNNNNNNNNNNNNNNNNNNNNNNNNNNNNNNNNNNNNNNNNNNNNNNNNNNNNNNNNNNNNNNNNNNNNNNNNNNNNNNNNNNNNNNNNNNNNNNNNNNNNNNNNNNNNNNNNNNNNNNNNNNNNNNNNNNNNNNNNNNNNNNNNNNNNNNNNNNNNNNNNNNNNNNNNNNNNNNNNNNNNNNNNNNNNNNNNNNNNNNNNNNNNNNNNNNNNNNNNNNNNNNNNNNNNNNNNNNNNNNNNNNNNNNNNNNNNNNNNNNNNNNNNNNNNNNNNNNNNNNNNNNNNNNNNNNNNNNNNNNNNNNNNNNNNNNNNNNNNNNNNNNNNNNNNNNNNNNNNNNNNNNNNNNNNNNNNNNNNNNNNNNNNNNNNNNNNNNNNNNNNNNNNNNNNNNNNNNNNNNNNNNNNNNNNNNNNNNNNNNNNNNNNNNNNNNNNNNNNNNNNNNNNNNNNNNNNNNNNNNNNNNNNNNNNNNNNNNNNNNNNNNNNNNNNNNNNNNNNNNNNNNNNNNNNNNNNNNNNNNNNNNNNNNNNNNNNNNNNNNNNNNNNNNNNNNNNNNNNNNNNNNNNNNNNNNNNNNNNNNNNNNNNNNNNNNNNNNNNNNNNNNNNNNNNNNNNNNNNNNNNNNNNNNNNNNNNNNNNNNNNNNNNNNNNNNNNNNNNNNNNNNNNNNNNNNNNNNNNNNNNNNNNNNNNNNNNNNNNNNNNNNNNNNNNNNNNNNNNNNNNNNNNNNNNNNNNNNNNNNNNNNNNNNNNNNNNNNNNNNNNNNNNNNNNNNNNNNNNNNNNNNNNNNNNNNNNNNNNNNNNNNNNNNNNNNNNNNNNNNNNNNNNNNNNNNNNNNNNNNNNNNNNNNNNNNNNNNNNNNNNNNNNNNNNNNNNNNNNNNNNNNNNNNNNNNNNNNNNNNNNNNNNNNNNNNNNNNNNNNNNNNNNNNNNNNNNNNNNNNNNNNNNNNNNNNNNNNNNNNNNNNNNNNNNNNNNNNNNNNNNNNNNNNNNNNNNNNNNNNNNNNNNNNNNNNNNNNNNNNNNNNNNNNNNNNNNNNNNNNNNNNNNNNNNNNNNNNNNNNNNNNNNNNNNNNNNNNNNNNNNNNNNNNNNNNNNNNNNNNNNNNNNNNNNNNNNNNNNNNNNNNNNNNNNNNNNNNNNNNNNNNNNNNNNNNNNNNNNNNNNNNNNNNNNNNNNNNNNNNNNNNNNNNNNNNNNNNNNNNNNNNNNNNNNNNNNNNNNNNNNNNNNNNNNNNNNNNNNNNNNNNNNNNNNNNNNNNNNNNNNNNNNNNNNNNNNNNNNNNNNNNNNNNNNNNNNNNNNNNNNNNNNNNNNNNNNNNNNNNNNNNNNNNNNNNNNNNNNNNNNNNNNNNNNNNNNNNNNNNNNNNNNNNNNNNNNNNNNNNNNNNNNNNNNNNNNNNNNNNNNNNNNNNNNNNNNNNNNNNNNNNNNNNNNNNNNNNNNNNNNNNNNNNNNNNNNNNNNNNNNNNNNNNNNNNNNNNNNNNNNNNNNNNNNNNNNNNNNNNNNNNNNNNNNNNNNNNNNNNNNNNNNNNNNNNNNNNNNNNNNNNNNNNNNNNNNNNNNNNNNNNNNNNNNNNNNNNNNNNNNNNNNNNNNNNNNNNNNNNNNNNNNNNNNNNNNNNNNNNNNNNNNNNNNNNNNNNNNNNNNNNNNNNNNNNNNNNNNNNNNNNNNNNNNNNNNNNNNNNNNNNNNNNNNNNNNNNNNNNNNNNNNNNNNNNNNNNNNNNNNNNNNNNNNNNNNNNNNNNNNNNNNNNNNNNNNNNNNNNNNNNNNNNNNNNNNNNNNNNNNNNNNNNNNNNNNNNNNNNNNNNNNNNNNNNNNNNNNNNNNNNNNNNNNNNNNNNNNNNNNNNNNNNNNNNNNNNNNNNNNNNNNNNNNNNNNNNNNNNNNNNNNNNNNNNNNNNNNNNNNNNNNNNNNNNNNNNNNNNNNNNNNNNNNNNNNNNNAATCTCCGCCCAGTCGCTATAAATACTCGcctctttcaatttcttcccCAATCAGAAACTCCAAACCAACAATTTCGCGTGAAATTCATTCGAACCGCTTCCAATTTTcgatttcaaatttctcatcatttcaatttcttcaactAAACCTCAGAAGATGTCGATGATTCCAAGCTTTTTCGGTGGCCGACGGAGCAGCATCTTCGATCCATTTGCCACTTTCGATCTCTCAGATCCGTTCGATTTTCACTTTCCCTCTTCTATTTCATCGTACTTACCTGAAATCGCTCGAGATACTTCTGATCTGATGAACGCTCGTGTTGACTGGAAGGAGACGCCGGAGGCTCATGTAATGAAAGCCGATCTGCCTGGACTGAAGAAAGAGGAAGTGAAAGTGGAGATAGAAGATGGAAAAGTGCTTCAGATCAGCGGCCGAAGGAGCGTAGAGAAAGAGGACATAAACGAGAAATGGCATCGGATCGAGCGAAGCAGTGGAAAGTTCCAGAGGAAATTCCGGCTACCAGAGGATGCGAAAATGGAGGAAATTAGGGCATCAATGGAGGACGGTGTTCTCACGGTGACGGTGCCCAAGGCCAAGGCGGAAGAAAAGAACGCGGATGTGAAGTCCGTTGAGATTTCCGGCTAAACAACTGAATATTTGGCACGGATTTTGTGTACgcgttaaaatatttttcattctttgtaATTATGTTGATAAATTGTGTGTTGCTGATTTTGAGCCTATAAATGTAAGCAATGGATCGATATCTAaagtgaaattaaaataacaaccATCTCAAACAAATAGTATCTAActgaagggaagaaaaaaaaaaaaagaagaagaagacaaataCTCGAACAGTTTCCCTTAGTGGAAGCAAAAATAGGCCCCTAGTAAAAGCCCAAGTCGGCCCATAGTTAAAGCCCAAGTCGAACCACAGTGGAAGCCTAAATAGGCCCATACTGGAAGCCCAAATAGGCCCAAGTGGAAGCCCAAGTCAGCCCATAATGGAAGCCCAACTATAAGTCGGCCCATAATGGAAGCCCAAGTCTAAGTCGGCCCATAGTGGAATCCCAAGCCAGTCCATAATGGGAGCCCAAGTCTAAGTCGGCCCATAGTAGAAGCCCAAGTCTAAGTCGGACCATAGTGCAAGCCCAAGTCTCAGTAGGCCCATAGTGAAGCCCAAATAGGCCCATAGTGAAGCCCATGtaggcccatagtggaagcccaagtcGGCCCACAGTGGAAGCCCAAGTCGGCCCATCGTAGAAGCCCAAGTAGGCCCATAAGTGGAAGCACAGGtaggcccatagtggaagcccacGTCGGCCCATAGTGAAAGCCCAACTCGTCCCACAGTCGAATCCCAAGTCTAAGTCCATAGCGGAAGCCCAGGtaggcccatagtggaagcccatGTCGGCCCATAGCGGAAGCCCAAGTCGGCCCATAGTGAAAGCCCAACTCAGCCCATAGTGAAAGCCCAACTCGGCCCATAGTGGAATCCCAAATCTAAGTCCATAGTGGAAGCCAGGTCGGCCCATAGTGAAAGCCCAAGTCTAAGTCGGCCCATAGtgatagcccaagcccaagtcGGGCCATAGTGATAGCCCAAGTAGGCCCATCGTAGAAACCCAAGTAGGCCCATCGTAAAAGCCCAGGTAGGCCCACAGTGGAAGCCCAAGtaggcccatagtggaagcccaagtaGGCCCATAGTAGAAGCACAGGtaggcccatagtggaagcccaagtTGGCCCATAGTGAAAAGCCCATGTCGTCCCATAGCGAAAGCCCAACTCGGCCCATAATCGAAGCCCAAGTCTAAGTCCATAGCGGAAGCCCAAGTAGGCCCATAGTAGAAGCGCAAGTCTGCCCATAGTGAAAGCCCAACTCGGTCCATAGTGAAAGCCCAACtcggcccatagtggaagcccaagtcTAAGTCGGTCCATCGTAGAAGCCCAAGTAGGCCCATGGTAGAAGCCCAGGaaggcccatagtggaagcccaggtcggcccatagtggaagcccaagtaggcccatagtggaagcaCAGGTAGAACCAAAGTGGAAGTCCATGtcggcccatagtggaagcccatgtaggcccatagtggaagcccatGTCGTCCCATAGTGAAAGCCCATGTGGccccatagtggaagcccaacTCGTCCCATAGTGAAAGCCCAACTCGGCCCATAATCGAAGCCCAAGTCTAAGTCCATAGGGGAAGCCCAGGTAGGCCCATTGTGGAAGCCCAAGTCGGCCCATAGCGAAAGCCCATGTCGGCCCATAGTGAAAGCCCAACTCGTCCCATAGTGAAAGCCCACTTCGGCCaatagtggaagcccaaatcTAAGtccatagtggaagcccagGTCGGCCCATAGTGAAAGCCCAAGTCTAAGTCGGCCCATAGATGAAGCCCAAGTAGGCCCGTCGTAGAAGCCCAGGaaggcccatagtggaagcccaagtaggcccatagtggaagcaCAGGtaggcccatagtggaagcccaggtcggcccatagtggaagcccatgtaggcccatagtggaagcccatATCGTCCCATAGTGAAAGCCCATGTCGGCCCATAATCGAAGCCCAAGTCTACGTCCATAACGGAATCCCAGGTAGGCCCATAATCGAAGCCCAAGTCTAAGTCCATAGCGGAAGCCCAGGTAGGCCCACAGTGAGAGCCCAAGTCTGCACATAGTGAAAGCCCAACTCGGCCCATAGTGAAAGCCCACTtcggcccatagtggaagcccaaatcTAAGTCCATAGTGAAAGCCCAAGTCTACGtcggcccatagtggaagcccaagtaGGCCCGTCGTAGAAGCCCAGGaaggcccatagtggaagcccaggaaggcccatagtggaagcccaagtaggcccatagtggaagcaCAGGtaggcccatagtggaagcccaggtcggcccatagtggaagcccatgtaggcccatagtggaagcccatGTCGTCCCATAGTGAAAGGCCATGtcggcccatag
This sequence is a window from Cucurbita pepo subsp. pepo cultivar mu-cu-16 unplaced genomic scaffold, ASM280686v2 Cp4.1_scaffold001150, whole genome shotgun sequence. Protein-coding genes within it:
- the LOC111786176 gene encoding 17.3 kDa class I heat shock protein-like encodes the protein MSMIPSFFGGRRSSIFDPFATFDLSDPFDFHFPSSISSYLPEIARDTSDLMNARVDWKETPEAHVMKADLPGLKKEEVKVEIEDGKVLQISGRRSVEKEDINEKWHRIERSSGKFQRKFRLPEDAKMEEIRASMEDGVLTVTVPKAKAEEKNADVKSVEISG